From the Desulfonatronum thiodismutans genome, the window TTCATCCCCCAAACATTCCCCGAGCAACTGATCGACATCCAGGCTGCCGGGCTACGCTGGACCGTGGAGCACGCCTACGCGGGCAGCCCGTTTTACCGTGAGCGCATGGACCAGGCCGGGGTGCGGCCCGAGGACGTCCGGACTCTAGACGATTTGCGTCGCCTGCCCTTCTGCGACGCCGAGGATTTGCAATCCGGCTACCCGTATCCCCTGCGCAGCGTGCCCTTCGAGGACATCGTCCGCATCCACGCCTCCTCGGGCACCACGGGCAAGCGCAAGGTGCTCTGCTACACCCAACAGGACATTGACGACTGGCAAAACATGTTCGCCCGCTGCTACGAGCTGGCCGGGCTGACCCCGGCGGACCGGGTCCAGATCGCGGTGGGTTACGGGCTGTGGACCGCGGGGGCCGGGTTTCAACTTGGCTGCGAGCGGTTCGGAGCCATGGCCGTGCCCCTGGGGCCGGCCAATTCGGACATGCACTGCGAAATGATGGTGGACATGGAAACCACGGTCTTCTGCGCCACGGCCTCCATGGCCCTGCTCATGGCCGAGGAACTGCACCGCCGAGGCCTGATCGACCGGGTCAAGGTCTCCAAGATCATCCTCGGCGCGGAACGGCACGGCGACTCCATGCGCCAACGGATCAAGGAACTGCTGGGCGTGGAACACATCTTCGACATCTACGGCCTGACCGAACTCTATGGCCCGGGCACGGGGCTGGACTGCGCACTGCACCGGGGCATCCACTACTGGGCCGACTATTTCATCCTGGAAATTCTGGACCCGGTCACCCTGGAGCCGGTCCCACCCGGCGAGCCGGGCGAAATGGTCGTCACCACCCTGCGCAAACAAGCCGCCCCGTTGATCCGCTACCGCACCCACGACGTGAGCCGCCTGATCCCCGGCGAGTGCCCCTGCGGCGTAAGCTTTCCGCTGCATGACCGAGTTCTGGGGCGCACGGACGACATGTTCATCTACCGGGCCGTGAACATCTACCCGGGCCAGATCGACGACGTGCTCAGCCGCATCCCCGGTCTGGGCAGCGAATACCAGATCCACCTGCTTCACCGGGACGACGGCCGGGACGTCATGACCCTGAAGGTGGAACGCGGACCCAACGTGGACGTCTCAGCGGACAAGGACCTGGCCGAGGCCGTGGCCGGAGAGATCCGGCGCAAAATCATGGTCCGCTCCCAGGTCGAAATCCTGGACTACGCCGCCCTGCCCCGCACCGAGCGCAAGAGCAAACGGGTCTTCGACCACCGGGAAAGCGTGTCCAGCTTTTGGGACCGGGCCAAGGCCGGGTGAGCGGGATGAACGGTTCTTCAGAACGCTTTTCAGAGCGCCCCATCTACACCCACACCCAGCGCGGCACCCTGATGATCGCCACCTTCGTGCCGGCCGGAGCCTTTGTCCTGCATCAGCTGATCCAAGGCGGAGCATCATGGCTCTGGGCGCTGTTGGTCGTGGCCGTGGCCATCGGCTTCACCTTTTCCAGCCTGACCGTGACCATCACCTCCGCCGCGCTGACCGCCGCCTTCACCCCGGGCTGGCCGCGCAAGGTCGAACGGTTGGAAAACATCGACCAGGTCAAGGCGGTCCGCAACCCGTGGTACTACGGCTGGGGCATCCGTCTCACGCCCCACGGAACGCTCTACAACGTCTCCGGCCTGGACGCCGTGGAAATCCGCACCAAACAAGGCAAAACCTTCCGCATCGGCACCGACGAACCCGAGCCGCTGGTTCAGGCGATCCAGCGGGCAACCGGCCACGCGCTCCGCATGGAGAAACCGGACTTACGGGCATGATCCCACAACCTTCAACCCCAATGCATTGGAGGAATAATCAATGGATATCCGCATCGAACCGGCCCCGGAGGACCAACTTCGCGGCAAGCCGGCGGACGAGAGCAAGCTGGTTTTCGGCAATACCTTCAGCGACCACATGTTTCGGGTGGACTACCGCGAACCCCAGGGCTGGGTGGACGCGCGGGTGGTGCCGTACCAGAACATCACCATGGACCCGGCGGCCATGGTCCTGCATTACGGCCAGGGCATCTTCGAGGGCATGAAGGCCTACCGCTGTCGCGACGGTCGGATTCACCTGTTCCGGCCCTTCCAAAACTTTGAGCGCATGAATCGCTCGGCCACCCGGCTGTGCATGCCGACCATCGACGTGAACGACCAGCTCGCGGCCCTGGAGGCCCTGCTTCGCGTGGACCACGCCTGGATTCCCCACAGCATGGGCTCATCCCTGTACATCCGCCCGACCATGATCGCCTCGGAACCGCACATCGGGGTCCGACCGGCCAAAGAGTACATCTACTACATCATCACCGGGCCGGTGGGCGCCTACTACGCCGAGGGCTTCAGCCCCGTGAGCATCTACGTGTCCGACGAGTTCGTACGGGCCGTGCGCGGCGGCGTGGGCGAGGCCAAGACCATGGGCAACTACGCGGCCAGCCTCTTTGCCGCGGAAGTGGCCAAGAAGAAAGGCTTCACCCAGGTGCTTTGGCTGGACGGCATCGAACGGAAGTACATCGAGGAAGTGGGGACCATGAACATCTTTTTCCGGATCGGAGACACCCTGGTCACCCCGCCCCTAACCGGCTCCATCCTCCCGGGCATCACCCGTGATTCGGTCCTGACCCTGGCCAAGAAATGGGGAATGGACGTCCAGGAACGGCTGATCGACATCCAGGAATGCGTGGACGCCATCCAGAGTGGAACCATGACCGAAATCTTCGGCTCCGGCACCGCCGCAGTCATTTCCCCGGTGGGCTCCATTTCCTATAAAGACAAGAAGTACACGGTCCGGGACGGCGGCGTGGGCGACCTCGCCCGGCGGTTGCATGACGAGATCGTAGGCATCCAGTACGGCGAGAAGGAAGATGCGTTTGGCTGGGTGCATGAAGTGAAAATCTGACCGAGGTCACGGCCATGACGCGAAACACCCCAAAGCCCGGCACACGGGCCACGCGAATCCTTTCTGTTCAGATCCTGGGGCTGATCCTGGCCATTATCCTGGCCACATTCCCCTTGGCGGCATCCGCTCAAAACGCCGCCTCACCCGCTCCCGACGAGGGAGCCCAACCGTTGGAGAAAATGATGACCACAGTCGTAATGACCACCAGCCATGGAGCGATCACCATTGAACTGGACGCCGAAAAGGCGCCGATAACCGTGGAGAATTTTCTGCGTTACGTGGATGACGGCTTTTTCCAAGGCACCATTTTTCACCGCGTGATCCCCGGATTCATGATCCAGGGCGGCGGCATGACCGAGGACATGACCCCCAAACGCGGCCATCCGCCCATCAAGAACGAGGCGGACAACGGCCTGAAGAACCTGCGCGGCACCCTGGCCATGGCCCGCACCGCGGACATCAACAGCGCCACCAGCCAGTTCTTCATCAATCTGAAAGACAACGCCTTCCTGGACCACGGCGGCCGGGACTTCGGCTATGCCGTGTTCGGCAAAGTAGTGGAGGGAATGGACGTGGTGGACGCCATTGCCGGAGTGAAGACCGGCAACAAGAGCATGCACCAGGACGTCCCGGTGGAACCGGTGCTGATCACGGACATGGTTCGCGCCGAGTAGTTCGACGGTGAAATCTCCGGACGCTCTCCGGCGAAGCTTCCCCTTCTAAAAAGGTCGCTCACTGATACCGACCAGCCGTGCATGGGCTGGATGCCGGTTTCAGTGAGCGACCTTTGTTTGTCCTCCGGACCGATGACGATGCCCATCGAGCGAGAGGAAATATGTTCCGCTGGATCACCTGATAGCTGAGGGGGGATTCGGTACCAATTTGATCTCGAGATGGCACCCTACGGCATGTGCGTATTTTTTGAGAGTCGTCACGGATGGAGCGTGTTTTCCAGCTGCTTCCAGACGCGACACAGCGCTTTTGGTCGTTCCCATCAACTCCGCAACATCCTCCTGGGTCAAACCGGCCCGGGCCCGCGCTGCCAGCAATTCGCGAACCAGGACATACTCTTCCGCGAGTTCTTCATAAGCCTCCTTGAACCCTTTGCGTTTCATGCTTTTTTCGAGAAACGCCTTCTGGTCGTGGAGAACTGGTTGATATTTGAGTTCAGTCATTTTGCACCTCTCTCATTCTTTTCCGGGCAATCTTCAGCTCATGCTCAGGAGTCTGTCGGGTCTTCTTTACGAAAGCGTGAAGGATGATCACTTTTTGCCCGATGATGAAACAGTATAGTGCACGTCCGATTCCTTCGCGTCCCCGCGCCCTCAATTCGAAAAGTCCTTCGCCCATGGGGCGTGAGTGCGGCATGCGCAGGCTTGGGCCAAACTCGAGCAAAAGGTCAACCAGTCGCGCGTAGTCTGCAAGAATACCAACGGGCCAGTTTTCAATATCCTCTCTTACCTTCGGATGAAAGTATTCAATCGAATAGGGCATGGCTATAAGTTAGCAAATTTGATAACAATAGTCACGCAAAAAAGGTGACTGACCAAGCTGTCGGCGCACCTTGAATAAGAATGTCAAGGAATGCCGGACCCGGCCCCCAGGACAATCTTTCGCCTGGGGGCCGGCCAAAGATGTTTTCAGGAAGCCCGGCGTCCAGGCTGGAGGAAAAGCACGGCCAGGAGGCCGATGAAGCCGGTCAGGGCAACTGGGGCAAGGTCCGCGAGCCCGGGCAGGGTTTTGTCGCGGCCGCGACGGATCAGCAGGAGGACGGCCAGGGCCGTCAAGATTCCGCCGATGGACCAGGGGCCGCCGAGCTGGATTTGGAGGTCGGCTTGGCCGCGCCAGGGGCTTTCCAGGTGCAGCTCGACGGGGAAGAGAAACCCGCGCATCCGCTGAACCCAGGGCGACGAAGCCTCCCGGCGGGAAAGCTCGAATCGGCGTACCGGTTCGTAGGCCGTGTTCATGGCAACGCCGAACACGCTCTTATCCGAACTCACGGTCACGGTCCGGTACAGCGGATCAATGAGCAGCTTCAGATCCATGCGGGCGGGGTCGTAGCCTTGCACCGGCAGGGGGATCAGTCGGTAGTCGTCCCATGAGATCAGGAACGCTTCGCCCCGGTGGGTGATGATCACCCCGTGAAACTCCCGGCGCTCGTTCTCGTTGACGATGATGTCCAGAACGTCCAGGGACGGATCGATGTCCG encodes:
- a CDS encoding phenylacetate--CoA ligase family protein, with the protein product MTFIPQTFPEQLIDIQAAGLRWTVEHAYAGSPFYRERMDQAGVRPEDVRTLDDLRRLPFCDAEDLQSGYPYPLRSVPFEDIVRIHASSGTTGKRKVLCYTQQDIDDWQNMFARCYELAGLTPADRVQIAVGYGLWTAGAGFQLGCERFGAMAVPLGPANSDMHCEMMVDMETTVFCATASMALLMAEELHRRGLIDRVKVSKIILGAERHGDSMRQRIKELLGVEHIFDIYGLTELYGPGTGLDCALHRGIHYWADYFILEILDPVTLEPVPPGEPGEMVVTTLRKQAAPLIRYRTHDVSRLIPGECPCGVSFPLHDRVLGRTDDMFIYRAVNIYPGQIDDVLSRIPGLGSEYQIHLLHRDDGRDVMTLKVERGPNVDVSADKDLAEAVAGEIRRKIMVRSQVEILDYAALPRTERKSKRVFDHRESVSSFWDRAKAG
- a CDS encoding branched-chain amino acid aminotransferase — translated: MDIRIEPAPEDQLRGKPADESKLVFGNTFSDHMFRVDYREPQGWVDARVVPYQNITMDPAAMVLHYGQGIFEGMKAYRCRDGRIHLFRPFQNFERMNRSATRLCMPTIDVNDQLAALEALLRVDHAWIPHSMGSSLYIRPTMIASEPHIGVRPAKEYIYYIITGPVGAYYAEGFSPVSIYVSDEFVRAVRGGVGEAKTMGNYAASLFAAEVAKKKGFTQVLWLDGIERKYIEEVGTMNIFFRIGDTLVTPPLTGSILPGITRDSVLTLAKKWGMDVQERLIDIQECVDAIQSGTMTEIFGSGTAAVISPVGSISYKDKKYTVRDGGVGDLARRLHDEIVGIQYGEKEDAFGWVHEVKI
- a CDS encoding peptidylprolyl isomerase, whose amino-acid sequence is MMTTVVMTTSHGAITIELDAEKAPITVENFLRYVDDGFFQGTIFHRVIPGFMIQGGGMTEDMTPKRGHPPIKNEADNGLKNLRGTLAMARTADINSATSQFFINLKDNAFLDHGGRDFGYAVFGKVVEGMDVVDAIAGVKTGNKSMHQDVPVEPVLITDMVRAE
- a CDS encoding helix-turn-helix transcriptional regulator; translation: MTELKYQPVLHDQKAFLEKSMKRKGFKEAYEELAEEYVLVRELLAARARAGLTQEDVAELMGTTKSAVSRLEAAGKHAPSVTTLKKYAHAVGCHLEIKLVPNPPSAIR
- a CDS encoding type II toxin-antitoxin system RelE/ParE family toxin codes for the protein MPYSIEYFHPKVREDIENWPVGILADYARLVDLLLEFGPSLRMPHSRPMGEGLFELRARGREGIGRALYCFIIGQKVIILHAFVKKTRQTPEHELKIARKRMREVQND